A window of the Brachybacterium sacelli genome harbors these coding sequences:
- a CDS encoding site-specific DNA-methyltransferase: MTTTAPHPVHIGDNLDVLPHLEGPFDLIYLDPPYNTGGRVVTGYTDRFEDWTGFMAPRLAHLPRLLAEHGIVIASIDDREIHHLRVLLDDVLGAGNHVGTVVWDGSTINSSHLLSVSHDYLVIYAKNHAALKASGTMWRQPRDDAQAMLDAAATAWRTAAGDRAVAQQRFRAWLTPRRSSLPRGLTEYDRIDETGALYRVGDPGAPSVQASRSFRELTHPRTELPCPVPKRGWRMNDASMDRMLETGLIEFGPDHTTQPKLKRMLADNATAVPRSVFRQEREGARHLAGIDGVGEFPFPKDLAVLARWFDTVTGPDARILDPFLGSGTSIEVAMALNLADGGTRQVTGIALDEGGIVQDVLVPRLRHCERTYGQTVSWSGTSSSSLAGKRPKRGSESAA; this comes from the coding sequence ATGACCACCACAGCGCCCCATCCCGTCCACATCGGCGACAACCTCGACGTCCTGCCACACCTGGAGGGCCCCTTCGACCTGATCTACCTCGACCCGCCCTACAACACCGGCGGCCGGGTCGTCACCGGCTACACCGACAGGTTCGAGGACTGGACCGGCTTCATGGCACCCCGCCTGGCCCACCTCCCGCGCCTCCTCGCCGAGCACGGCATCGTGATCGCGTCCATCGATGACCGGGAGATCCACCACCTCCGCGTCCTCCTCGACGACGTTCTCGGCGCCGGCAACCATGTCGGGACCGTCGTGTGGGACGGGTCGACCATCAACTCCTCCCACCTCCTCAGCGTCTCCCACGACTACCTCGTCATCTACGCGAAGAACCACGCCGCGCTCAAAGCCTCCGGGACAATGTGGCGCCAGCCGCGGGATGACGCCCAGGCCATGCTCGATGCCGCCGCGACAGCCTGGCGAACGGCAGCCGGCGACCGGGCCGTCGCGCAACAGCGCTTCCGGGCCTGGCTGACACCACGGCGCTCCAGCTTGCCCCGGGGCCTGACCGAGTACGACCGCATCGACGAGACCGGAGCGCTGTACCGGGTCGGCGACCCCGGCGCCCCCTCCGTACAGGCCAGCAGGTCCTTCCGCGAGCTCACCCACCCGAGAACGGAACTCCCCTGTCCGGTGCCGAAGCGGGGGTGGCGGATGAACGACGCGTCGATGGACCGCATGCTCGAGACCGGACTGATCGAGTTCGGCCCCGACCACACCACCCAGCCAAAGCTCAAGCGGATGCTGGCCGACAACGCTACCGCCGTACCCCGCTCCGTGTTCCGCCAAGAACGTGAAGGAGCCCGGCACCTCGCCGGCATCGACGGGGTCGGCGAGTTCCCGTTCCCGAAGGACCTCGCCGTGCTCGCCCGCTGGTTCGACACCGTCACCGGGCCGGACGCACGAATACTGGATCCGTTCCTCGGCTCTGGCACCAGCATCGAGGTGGCGATGGCGCTGAACCTCGCAGACGGCGGCACCCGGCAGGTCACCGGGATCGCGCTCGATGAGGGTGGGATCGTGCAGGATGTGCTGGTCCCGCGCCTGCGCCACTGCGAAAGAACCTACGGACAGACGGTGTCATGGAGTGGGACCAGTTCGTCGTCGCTTGCCGGCAAGCGTCCGAAGAGGGGTAGCGAATCGGCGGCATGA
- a CDS encoding IS481 family transposase, translated as MHHRNAPLTVVGRQRAVAQVIDSGRPIAHVAAEFHIARTTLSKWVGRYREHGDPGLQDHSSAPANRPTRLPIWVLELIESWRRKRKWSARRIARELADGHGFACCVRTVTRWLDRLGLNRIRDITPDGENLRSPGKITARYPGHIVHMDVKKVGQIPDGGGWRAHGRGSELALAGKRAHKQKVGYTYLHSMEDGFSRLSYTESLEDEKAITTIGFFHRARVFFAAHGITWITRLVTDNGSNYTASAFRRSTCAFISRHQRTRIYTPRHNGKIERYQRILAEECLYARPYGSETERREAIAIWVHHYNFHRPHTACGDQPPASRLHTGVDNVMTNYS; from the coding sequence ATGCACCACCGTAATGCGCCGCTGACCGTCGTTGGAAGGCAGCGAGCTGTCGCGCAGGTCATCGACTCCGGTCGCCCGATCGCCCACGTCGCGGCCGAGTTTCACATCGCTCGCACCACGCTCTCGAAATGGGTCGGCCGCTACCGCGAGCACGGCGACCCAGGCCTGCAAGACCACTCCAGCGCGCCGGCGAACCGCCCCACCCGCCTCCCGATCTGGGTGCTCGAGCTGATCGAGTCCTGGCGGCGGAAGAGGAAGTGGTCCGCGCGCCGGATCGCCCGCGAGCTCGCCGACGGCCACGGGTTCGCGTGCTGCGTGAGGACGGTGACGAGGTGGCTGGACCGCCTCGGCTTGAACCGGATCCGCGATATCACCCCAGACGGTGAGAACCTGCGTTCACCAGGGAAGATCACCGCCCGCTACCCCGGCCACATAGTCCACATGGACGTCAAGAAGGTCGGTCAGATTCCCGACGGCGGCGGCTGGCGGGCCCATGGTCGTGGCAGCGAACTGGCCCTCGCCGGCAAGCGCGCCCACAAGCAAAAGGTCGGCTACACCTACCTCCACTCCATGGAGGACGGCTTCTCCCGCCTGTCCTACACCGAGTCGCTCGAGGACGAGAAAGCGATCACGACCATCGGGTTCTTCCATCGCGCCCGCGTGTTCTTCGCCGCGCACGGCATCACCTGGATCACGCGGCTGGTCACCGACAACGGCAGCAACTACACCGCCTCAGCGTTTCGGCGATCGACCTGCGCTTTCATCTCCCGGCACCAGCGTACGAGGATCTACACACCTCGCCACAACGGCAAGATCGAGCGCTACCAGCGGATCCTGGCCGAGGAGTGCCTCTACGCCCGCCCCTACGGCTCCGAGACCGAGCGGCGCGAAGCGATCGCGATCTGGGTCCATCACTACAATTTCCACCGACCCCACACCGCCTGCGGCGACCAGCCCCCGGCCTCACGACTTCACACCGGCGTCGACAACGTCATGACCAACTACAGCTAA